The Saprospiraceae bacterium genome includes a window with the following:
- a CDS encoding LemA family protein: MLYLLIVLILIGLFLMSSYNKLVSLKNKVLESWSGIDVQLKRRYDLIPNLVNTVKGYAAHESGTLEKVIQARNMAMNAGSTHDKIEAENVLSGTLKSLFALAESYPDLKANASFLDLQNKLADIEENLSNARRYYNALVRDNNTYVDSFPSNLIANAFNFEKFDFFELDSDQERSNPVVQF; this comes from the coding sequence ATGCTTTACTTACTGATTGTTCTGATTTTGATAGGACTCTTTTTAATGTCCTCTTACAATAAGCTGGTATCTTTAAAAAATAAAGTACTGGAATCCTGGAGCGGTATCGACGTTCAGCTGAAAAGAAGATATGACCTGATACCCAATCTTGTAAATACCGTCAAAGGCTATGCAGCACATGAAAGCGGCACACTTGAAAAAGTGATCCAGGCACGTAACATGGCTATGAATGCCGGAAGTACACACGATAAAATTGAAGCTGAAAACGTACTATCCGGTACTTTGAAATCTTTATTTGCATTAGCTGAGAGTTATCCTGATCTGAAAGCCAATGCAAGTTTTCTGGACCTGCAGAATAAACTTGCAGATATAGAAGAAAATCTGAGCAATGCCAGAAGATACTACAACGCCCTTGTCCGGGACAACAATACTTATGTTGACAGTTTTCCATCTAATCTGATAGCCAATGCTTTCAATTTTGAGAAATTTGATTTCTTTGAACTGGATAGCGATCAGGAAAGATCAAATCCTGTGGTACAGTTTTGA
- a CDS encoding DUF433 domain-containing protein translates to MKDYHSIITIEPGKRGGKPCIRGMRITVSDILNWLASGMSVQDILSDFDELTESDIYAALRYVADKENKIYRAAV, encoded by the coding sequence ATGAAAGATTATCATAGTATTATTACAATTGAGCCTGGTAAAAGGGGTGGAAAACCTTGCATCAGAGGTATGAGAATTACTGTGTCTGATATATTAAATTGGTTAGCATCCGGAATGAGTGTACAAGATATTTTATCTGATTTTGATGAACTTACAGAGTCTGATATATATGCTGCTTTACGTTATGTAGCAGACAAAGAAAATAAAATTTATCGAGCTGCTGTATGA
- a CDS encoding fused MFS/spermidine synthase, with amino-acid sequence MQIPLWKKIISYITEIHAESSSSEFNELLQVNIVNGQYQLCTSDAIYSYGDKYDNFGDSFKKLDLDSIHGKDVLVLGLGLGSIPLLLEKKEGKKYRYTAVEIDDEIIRLAGKYVLDELESEIEIVCIDAMHFLLVDQKQFDLIMVDIFINDRIPEPFLESDFLHLLGETLRPQGLILMNILYRTSVDKRLADQYFGTIFKIAFPEAFRLEVKGNLMMMNTGRYLKSNIG; translated from the coding sequence ATGCAGATTCCTTTATGGAAAAAAATAATCAGCTACATCACAGAAATTCATGCAGAGAGTTCATCATCAGAATTTAATGAATTGCTGCAAGTTAATATCGTGAACGGGCAGTATCAGTTATGTACCTCAGATGCTATTTATTCCTACGGTGATAAATATGATAATTTCGGAGATAGTTTCAAAAAACTGGACCTTGATTCAATCCATGGAAAAGATGTATTGGTATTAGGATTGGGATTGGGTAGTATTCCGCTTTTATTAGAAAAAAAGGAAGGTAAAAAATATCGCTACACTGCTGTGGAAATAGATGATGAAATCATTCGTCTTGCCGGTAAATATGTGCTGGATGAGTTGGAGTCAGAAATAGAAATAGTTTGTATTGATGCCATGCATTTTCTGTTGGTGGACCAAAAACAGTTTGATTTGATCATGGTTGATATTTTTATCAATGACCGGATACCGGAACCGTTTCTGGAATCCGATTTTCTTCATTTATTAGGTGAAACGCTTCGTCCTCAAGGGCTGATATTAATGAATATCCTATACAGAACTTCTGTAGATAAACGTCTGGCGGACCAATATTTTGGGACAATTTTTAAAATTGCCTTTCCGGAAGCATTTCGGTTAGAAGTTAAAGGCAATCTTATGATGATGAATACAGGCAGATATCTGAAATCGAATATAGGATAA
- a CDS encoding helix-turn-helix transcriptional regulator encodes MLRESQQIAMKVLMKLDEMDWSQRDLAREMGVSPQQISKIVSGKENLTIETQIKLQNILNIPVLASFYEKKMNAVENLCEAKNS; translated from the coding sequence ATGTTGCGGGAATCACAACAAATTGCTATGAAGGTACTTATGAAATTAGATGAAATGGATTGGTCACAAAGAGATTTGGCGAGAGAAATGGGAGTGTCCCCGCAACAAATTTCCAAGATTGTAAGCGGTAAAGAAAATCTAACTATTGAAACACAAATCAAATTGCAAAACATTTTGAATATTCCTGTCCTGGCGAGCTTTTACGAAAAAAAAATGAATGCAGTCGAAAATTTATGCGAAGCCAAAAATTCCTGA
- a CDS encoding TonB-dependent receptor, whose translation MSFIKFSVILLTLLCSLVHVNGQNPNTGIPGGEFILKGFVTDKASNLPLEFATISVFSKKDSSLIGGSLTETDGSFSIELKTADIYAVIEFLSYLPFTLNNVTTKSGSKILDAGKIFLSPDAVALEAVEIVGQKSETQFALDKRVFNVGKDLANRGGTVQDILDNVPSVTVDIDGGVSLRGSGSVRILINGQPSGLVGISGANGLRSIPAGMIERVEVITNPSARYEAEGMAGIINIVLKKDSRGGLNGSFEVSGGYPANGAANANINYRKGKTNFFLNYGLNYNDNPGKGYAYQEFYNGDSINTTYILRDGQRKNLSNSFRTGLDYSISDFQTLTASFLYRYSDNQNLTPIKYYDHVFTGEEPRGRFLVPTTDYILRTDTEKETSPTMEYTLDYRKTFKQEGKEFKTSIQYSSNDETENSDYAEGNYNSGIFGGNYLTQRSENAERQRTLIMQADYVLPLSKNSKFETGLRSSLRTISNDFIVEEFRNESEWFILPGLTNNFKYEEDVHAGYAIYGNKVKKLSYQAGLRAEYSNVNTELLQTDEFNPRTYFGLFPSGHVNYEFAGMNQVQVSYSRRIRRPRFWDLNPFFSFSDSRNIFAGNPNLDPEYTDSYEIGHIKYWEKGNIGTNVYYRNTTDVIQRIRTFDAVSGTSFTRPLNLATSEDMGFEFLFAYNPVKWFKLDGNLNIFRNITDGSFEGQDLSADSYSWFSRIGTRFTFWKNADLQLRLNYRAPVDIPQGINREVYIVDVAFSKDIAKNMTVTFAARDLFNTRRRNTELFGEDFYERSEQQWRRNPIVLTFNYRLNMQKERKKSGRGDGMDFEGDM comes from the coding sequence ATGTCTTTTATTAAATTTTCAGTTATTTTATTGACTCTTCTGTGTAGTTTAGTTCACGTTAATGGACAGAACCCAAATACAGGGATACCGGGTGGCGAATTTATCCTAAAAGGTTTTGTGACAGATAAAGCAAGCAATTTACCTCTGGAATTTGCTACAATTTCTGTTTTCAGTAAAAAGGATAGTTCTTTGATTGGAGGCTCGTTGACAGAAACAGACGGTAGTTTTAGTATCGAATTGAAAACTGCTGATATTTATGCAGTGATTGAGTTTTTGTCATATTTGCCATTTACACTAAATAATGTCACAACAAAATCCGGCAGCAAAATATTGGATGCGGGTAAAATCTTTCTTTCACCCGATGCGGTGGCATTAGAAGCGGTGGAGATAGTGGGACAAAAAAGTGAAACACAATTTGCCTTAGATAAGCGTGTATTTAATGTAGGTAAAGATCTTGCAAACAGAGGCGGTACAGTTCAGGATATACTGGATAATGTACCATCCGTTACAGTCGATATAGATGGTGGTGTAAGTTTGAGAGGTAGTGGCAGTGTCAGAATACTTATCAATGGACAACCAAGTGGTTTGGTCGGTATCAGTGGAGCAAACGGTCTCAGATCTATTCCGGCTGGCATGATAGAAAGAGTGGAAGTTATCACAAACCCCTCCGCAAGATATGAAGCAGAAGGTATGGCAGGTATTATCAATATCGTTTTGAAAAAGGATTCAAGAGGTGGACTGAACGGATCTTTTGAAGTTTCCGGTGGCTATCCTGCAAACGGAGCAGCCAATGCCAATATTAACTATAGAAAGGGTAAAACTAACTTTTTTCTGAATTACGGCCTGAATTATAATGATAACCCCGGTAAAGGATACGCATACCAGGAGTTTTATAATGGTGATAGTATAAATACAACCTACATTCTTCGTGACGGACAAAGGAAAAATTTATCCAATAGTTTCCGTACAGGATTGGATTACTCCATTTCGGATTTTCAAACACTGACAGCTTCATTCCTTTACAGGTATAGTGATAACCAAAACCTCACACCAATAAAGTATTACGATCATGTTTTTACAGGAGAAGAACCACGAGGACGTTTTCTGGTGCCCACTACAGATTATATTCTAAGAACTGATACAGAAAAGGAAACCAGTCCAACCATGGAATATACCTTAGATTACAGGAAAACATTCAAACAGGAAGGAAAAGAATTTAAGACATCCATTCAGTACAGTTCCAATGATGAAACTGAAAATTCCGACTACGCTGAAGGTAATTATAATTCCGGCATCTTTGGAGGAAATTATCTAACACAGAGGTCTGAAAATGCGGAAAGACAAAGAACTTTGATAATGCAGGCGGATTATGTGCTGCCATTAAGTAAAAATTCAAAATTTGAAACCGGACTGAGAAGTTCTTTAAGGACTATTTCAAATGATTTCATTGTTGAAGAATTCAGAAACGAAAGTGAATGGTTTATCCTTCCGGGATTGACCAATAATTTTAAATATGAAGAAGATGTCCATGCAGGATACGCTATTTATGGAAATAAAGTCAAAAAGCTGTCTTATCAGGCCGGTCTTCGTGCAGAATATTCAAATGTCAATACAGAGCTTCTCCAAACCGATGAGTTCAATCCACGTACCTATTTTGGTCTTTTTCCAAGTGGCCACGTCAATTATGAATTTGCCGGGATGAATCAGGTTCAGGTAAGTTACAGTCGCCGAATCAGAAGACCAAGGTTTTGGGATCTGAATCCGTTTTTTAGCTTTAGTGACAGCAGAAATATTTTTGCTGGAAATCCCAATCTGGACCCGGAATACACAGACAGTTATGAAATCGGTCACATTAAGTATTGGGAAAAGGGAAACATCGGAACCAACGTGTATTACAGAAATACAACGGATGTCATTCAAAGAATACGGACATTTGATGCAGTAAGCGGAACTTCTTTTACTCGCCCGTTAAATCTGGCTACTTCTGAAGATATGGGTTTTGAATTTCTTTTTGCATATAATCCTGTAAAATGGTTTAAATTAGATGGTAATCTCAATATTTTCCGAAATATAACGGATGGCTCATTTGAGGGTCAGGATTTAAGTGCAGATAGTTACAGTTGGTTTTCAAGGATCGGAACAAGATTTACATTCTGGAAAAATGCAGACCTTCAGTTAAGACTTAATTACAGAGCTCCGGTTGATATTCCCCAAGGTATCAACAGAGAAGTTTATATAGTCGATGTGGCCTTCAGTAAGGATATAGCAAAAAATATGACTGTTACATTTGCAGCAAGAGATCTTTTTAATACCAGAAGAAGAAATACAGAGCTTTTTGGAGAAGACTTTTACGAAAGATCTGAACAACAGTGGAGACGAAACCCCATCGTTCTTACTTTTAATTACAGATTGAATATGCAGAAAGAACGCAAGAAATCAGGCAGAGGTGACGGAATGGATTTTGAAGGTGACATGTAA
- a CDS encoding T9SS type A sorting domain-containing protein has translation MKGKIYLIFLLTNIIFVNLFAQYTPLVSENKFWIYHQYYSNDKPNLTSGYLINFEGDTIINNTNYKKVWHQELSGTHPCPMGQAPCFTFDQPYRTIGKFIVGYIREDIDERKVYFKSEDGTYCNQEEYLLFDFSLSVLEELDDCTKEALGSLMDFGIIDSISNSHVFGEIRSVLHTTGFVTYIGLPYTGQVNILEGIGFEKYGLFHEYNNLSELRDFCEGSLIDCNIISSTKDAPLSSDNKISITPNPALDIIKIETTSDISNFEIIDQKGRIVISTDQKTINVSNLFSGLYYVRCIAKKNEFYFGKFLKL, from the coding sequence ATGAAAGGAAAAATTTATTTGATTTTTTTATTGACGAATATCATTTTTGTGAACCTATTTGCTCAATACACACCATTAGTCAGTGAAAATAAATTTTGGATATATCATCAGTATTATAGTAATGACAAACCCAATTTGACTTCGGGTTATTTAATAAATTTTGAAGGTGATACAATAATAAATAACACGAATTATAAAAAGGTGTGGCATCAGGAGTTAAGCGGAACACATCCGTGTCCGATGGGTCAGGCACCATGTTTTACATTTGATCAGCCATACAGAACCATTGGTAAATTCATCGTTGGATATATCAGGGAAGATATAGACGAAAGGAAAGTATATTTCAAATCTGAAGATGGAACATATTGTAATCAGGAAGAGTATTTGTTATTTGATTTTTCATTATCAGTTCTTGAAGAATTGGATGATTGCACGAAAGAAGCATTAGGTTCTCTGATGGATTTTGGAATAATTGATAGTATATCTAACAGTCATGTTTTTGGAGAGATACGAAGCGTATTGCACACAACCGGTTTCGTTACTTATATAGGTTTGCCATATACAGGTCAGGTAAATATCCTTGAAGGTATAGGATTTGAAAAGTATGGTTTATTTCACGAGTATAATAATTTATCTGAGTTGCGGGATTTTTGTGAAGGATCATTAATTGATTGTAATATCATCAGCAGCACAAAAGATGCTCCCCTTTCTTCTGATAATAAGATTAGCATTACACCCAATCCTGCATTAGACATTATCAAAATAGAAACAACATCGGATATATCAAACTTTGAAATAATCGATCAAAAAGGCCGGATAGTAATATCAACCGATCAAAAGACTATAAATGTAAGCAATTTGTTTTCCGGACTGTATTATGTCAGATGTATTGCAAAAAAGAATGAATTTTATTTTGGTAAATTTTTGAAATTATAA
- a CDS encoding T9SS type A sorting domain-containing protein encodes MNPLLRLFWNITFPFSLLNVYHYPIVDNENQTTNAIQKTVSIASENPEIICEFSEFRINYNCFTYVELYCTVKSAGSCDASELLYVATDIDLNGDGKTDRRASSDFPVEWQGYWFYDSADETHKTYIKPRKYLSGDFIKLPKFESYQSNQINLVNWTVNNQCGNSATCVQEFSTPDKKPPRPVTKPIITASFDYNSYDTIDRSFRLEYLAKNFNVHSSDECTSEENLLFTFWNIPPQTISKTVYGKVINVSVSHYFDNSGGLAAFPIDSNDTEQLNIVKAYNKGTELSTGNGFIQLWKPEVKSSARIYNSVVYKINKHLLTDTFEMMTVWDENMNEDFAWTHLKLVHHTRPIEPKIFIGKVVNLLGNGIHGAHISQEPEVNNIPVFSDSTGEFRMNGIHNIEHKFQVSYSPEKAAKININDYLVLKNHLDNVEMITDPYLLIAADINQDRELDENDLHQLLTAITDPENNDNNIWKAIPIQDDLNTSNWSGYKENIETYSIKPLNFIAFQLGDLDLSGFKDEQECATKEIRIYEKVVRKNDIFIAEFKTSPISEITFFQCLLELKDVELIDIISENPHLEYTNIIQDSSSRLILWLNPSTYPISEPIKWSIRFKALKDGTVSNLLRLDQQITGSVYKSGSNCTGNYEYKVLPPLPNEIQLFKNHPNPFVEKTTITYSMPAEADVHIYFTDIVGRNVFQYSASSSKGINELVIDRAQLKHPGTYIYTLKSGDTILSEKMILLR; translated from the coding sequence ATGAACCCCCTCCTGAGACTATTTTGGAATATAACTTTCCCCTTCAGTTTATTAAATGTGTATCATTATCCAATTGTTGATAATGAAAACCAAACAACCAATGCTATTCAAAAAACTGTATCAATCGCATCAGAAAATCCGGAGATCATTTGTGAATTTTCTGAATTCAGAATTAATTATAATTGTTTCACATACGTAGAGTTATATTGTACTGTGAAAAGTGCCGGGAGTTGTGATGCATCTGAATTATTGTATGTCGCCACAGATATTGATCTGAATGGAGATGGAAAAACAGATCGACGTGCATCATCAGATTTTCCTGTTGAGTGGCAGGGTTATTGGTTTTATGATTCTGCAGACGAAACACACAAAACATACATCAAACCTAGAAAATACTTAAGTGGTGATTTTATAAAATTGCCGAAGTTTGAAAGTTATCAATCAAACCAAATAAATCTGGTAAATTGGACTGTAAACAATCAGTGCGGAAATTCAGCTACATGTGTTCAGGAGTTTTCGACACCTGATAAAAAACCACCCAGACCTGTAACAAAACCTATAATAACAGCTTCATTTGATTACAATAGTTATGACACTATAGATAGATCATTCAGATTGGAATATTTAGCTAAAAATTTCAATGTTCATAGTTCTGATGAATGTACATCTGAGGAAAATCTTCTATTTACTTTTTGGAATATACCGCCACAAACCATTTCTAAAACAGTTTATGGGAAGGTAATAAATGTTAGTGTTTCGCATTATTTTGACAATTCGGGAGGGTTGGCTGCATTTCCTATAGACTCCAATGATACAGAACAATTAAATATCGTCAAGGCTTACAATAAAGGTACAGAGTTATCAACGGGAAATGGATTTATTCAATTATGGAAACCGGAAGTAAAGAGTTCTGCCAGAATATATAATTCAGTAGTTTATAAAATTAATAAACATCTTTTAACAGATACTTTTGAAATGATGACCGTTTGGGATGAAAATATGAATGAAGACTTTGCATGGACTCATTTAAAATTGGTGCATCACACAAGACCAATTGAACCAAAAATATTTATTGGAAAAGTTGTAAATCTGCTCGGTAATGGTATTCATGGTGCCCATATTTCTCAAGAACCTGAGGTTAATAACATACCAGTTTTTTCGGATTCAACCGGAGAATTCAGAATGAATGGAATTCATAATATTGAGCATAAATTTCAAGTATCATACTCTCCCGAAAAAGCTGCAAAAATAAATATCAATGATTATTTGGTTCTGAAAAATCATTTAGATAATGTTGAAATGATAACAGATCCTTATCTGTTAATTGCCGCCGACATAAATCAGGATCGTGAATTAGACGAAAATGATCTGCATCAATTATTGACAGCTATTACTGACCCTGAAAATAATGATAATAATATCTGGAAGGCCATTCCAATTCAGGACGATTTAAATACATCCAACTGGAGCGGATACAAAGAAAATATTGAAACATATTCCATCAAGCCTTTAAATTTTATCGCCTTCCAGTTAGGAGATCTGGATCTGAGTGGATTCAAAGATGAACAAGAATGTGCAACCAAAGAAATACGAATCTATGAAAAAGTGGTCCGGAAGAACGATATTTTTATAGCGGAATTCAAAACAAGCCCTATATCTGAAATCACATTTTTTCAATGCTTACTTGAGTTAAAGGATGTGGAATTAATAGATATCATATCAGAAAATCCACATCTTGAATATACGAATATCATTCAGGATAGCAGCAGCAGGTTAATACTCTGGTTAAACCCTTCGACTTATCCGATATCAGAACCTATCAAATGGAGCATACGTTTCAAAGCACTCAAAGATGGTACGGTGAGCAATTTGCTCCGATTAGATCAGCAGATAACGGGATCTGTATATAAAAGTGGAAGCAATTGTACAGGTAATTATGAGTATAAAGTACTGCCACCATTACCTAATGAAATTCAATTATTCAAAAATCATCCGAATCCTTTTGTGGAAAAAACAACGATCACTTATTCAATGCCTGCTGAAGCAGATGTACATATATATTTTACAGATATTGTCGGGAGAAATGTTTTCCAATACAGTGCATCTTCTTCTAAGGGAATTAATGAATTAGTGATTGACCGTGCTCAATTAAAACATCCAGGAACTTATATTTATACTTTAAAGTCAGGTGATACAATATTGTCCGAAAAAATGATACTACTCAGATAG
- a CDS encoding DUF4160 domain-containing protein, translated as MPEISRFFGIVVYMFFNDHNPPHFKVKYNEYEANILIENGNLLNGDLPVSKYKLVQAWAEIHKDELMKMWESKEFHKVKPLS; from the coding sequence ATGCCAGAAATAAGCAGATTTTTTGGAATTGTTGTTTATATGTTTTTCAATGATCATAATCCACCACATTTCAAAGTTAAATATAATGAATATGAAGCTAATATTTTGATAGAAAATGGTAATTTATTAAATGGAGATTTACCAGTTAGCAAATATAAATTAGTCCAAGCCTGGGCAGAAATTCACAAAGATGAATTGATGAAAATGTGGGAAAGTAAAGAATTTCATAAAGTAAAACCCTTAAGTTAA
- a CDS encoding SdpI family protein → MDTIFENDFTTLSLLFGVIFTITGSLYKLFPPKKMIWYYGMQTKSARRTEETWKEANFFVASPAIIIGLLMIVLAFFPFIFESATIFKSGTAFILLFFSLMILYFITERHLAKMFDKNGNKIKWNH, encoded by the coding sequence ATGGACACAATCTTTGAAAATGATTTTACCACTTTGTCCTTACTTTTTGGAGTGATTTTTACTATCACCGGGTCATTATACAAACTTTTTCCACCAAAGAAAATGATATGGTATTATGGCATGCAGACAAAATCAGCACGTCGAACTGAAGAAACATGGAAAGAAGCAAATTTTTTTGTTGCCTCACCAGCAATTATTATTGGGCTTCTGATGATTGTTTTAGCGTTTTTCCCGTTCATTTTTGAAAGTGCCACGATTTTCAAATCCGGAACAGCTTTCATTTTATTATTTTTTTCGTTAATGATATTGTATTTTATCACAGAGCGACATTTGGCAAAGATGTTTGATAAGAATGGAAATAAGATTAAATGGAACCATTAA
- a CDS encoding DUF2207 domain-containing protein: MLPSKASAEYFTIRNYDVDIKISSEGYFEVTETISVDFSEPRRGIFRMIPYKYKLQDEVRTIKIKDVDVNGFRFKTYTEGNNFVVRIGDPDVYVNGQQVYVIRYKVSNAFLLLVEHTEFYWNLVGEQWPVNIDAVQYTVQFDKFITLGTDDYKILAGAAGSQDQNANIRYQLNKVVGETTVGLGPNEGVTIAVKLPVDYIRRPTEMEQFLAKYGMSGLGLLLLSLISGFFYRLWSKYGKDYPIVRMVQYVPPKELTPSEAGVIIDEKADNIDIMALLPYWAHQGYIQIKRIPKKWAKDDHELIKIKPLSHLVPAYETVVFNGIFRSGDEVLISSLQEKFYTDLAAAKTELKNHINKMDIYYPVSIQMQIYLGIGSFVVLVLAVLSMILIGSVILALSLGISGIIGLIFTSLMLKKNQNGVRLYQEVLGFKMFVEKADKDRLERMLKDDPDYFEKTLPYAMVFGYVKQWSSKFDGLLTEPPRWYIGGPGYMHGGFTPSAFGSSFDTGMKEIQSAFSSAPQSSGGGGFSGGGSVGGGFGGGGGGSW, translated from the coding sequence TTGCTGCCATCAAAAGCATCTGCTGAGTATTTCACAATACGAAATTATGATGTTGATATCAAAATCAGTTCAGAGGGATATTTTGAAGTGACAGAGACTATTTCTGTTGATTTTTCTGAACCCAGACGCGGTATTTTCAGAATGATTCCATACAAGTACAAGTTACAGGATGAAGTACGAACTATCAAAATTAAAGACGTAGATGTCAACGGATTCAGATTTAAGACATATACAGAAGGAAATAATTTTGTAGTTCGAATCGGAGACCCGGATGTGTATGTCAATGGTCAGCAGGTTTATGTTATCCGATACAAAGTAAGTAATGCCTTTCTTTTGTTGGTAGAACATACCGAATTTTACTGGAATCTGGTAGGCGAACAATGGCCTGTAAACATTGATGCGGTGCAATACACCGTTCAGTTTGATAAGTTCATCACTTTAGGGACGGATGACTACAAAATTCTGGCCGGAGCTGCGGGAAGTCAGGATCAAAATGCAAATATCAGATATCAACTGAATAAAGTAGTAGGTGAAACAACCGTTGGATTGGGACCCAATGAAGGGGTGACGATTGCTGTGAAACTTCCCGTTGATTACATTCGCAGACCCACTGAAATGGAGCAGTTTTTAGCCAAATACGGTATGAGTGGTCTGGGGTTGTTATTGCTTTCACTTATTTCAGGCTTCTTTTACAGATTATGGTCCAAATACGGCAAAGATTATCCTATAGTCCGAATGGTTCAATATGTACCTCCTAAGGAACTCACACCTTCGGAAGCCGGTGTCATTATTGATGAAAAAGCAGACAATATTGATATTATGGCTCTTTTACCCTATTGGGCGCATCAGGGGTATATTCAAATCAAAAGAATTCCTAAAAAATGGGCTAAAGACGATCATGAACTGATAAAAATCAAACCTTTATCGCACCTTGTTCCTGCATATGAAACCGTTGTTTTTAATGGAATTTTTCGCAGTGGCGATGAGGTATTGATCAGTAGCCTGCAGGAAAAATTTTATACGGATCTTGCTGCAGCCAAAACAGAACTAAAAAATCACATCAATAAAATGGATATTTACTATCCTGTATCTATACAAATGCAGATTTATCTGGGTATCGGTTCATTTGTGGTTTTAGTACTTGCAGTGCTCTCCATGATATTGATAGGTTCTGTTATACTGGCATTGAGTCTGGGGATCAGCGGTATTATCGGATTGATATTTACCAGTCTGATGCTGAAGAAAAATCAGAACGGGGTGAGACTGTATCAGGAAGTTCTGGGATTTAAGATGTTTGTAGAGAAAGCTGATAAAGACCGACTGGAACGTATGTTAAAAGATGACCCTGATTACTTTGAAAAGACCCTTCCATATGCGATGGTCTTTGGGTATGTCAAACAATGGAGTTCAAAATTTGACGGCTTACTTACAGAACCTCCCCGATGGTATATTGGTGGACCCGGATATATGCATGGCGGTTTTACTCCTTCTGCTTTTGGCAGCAGTTTTGATACAGGTATGAAGGAAATTCAAAGCGCATTCAGCAGTGCTCCGCAAAGTTCCGGTGGTGGTGGATTTAGTGGTGGCGGAAGTGTAGGCGGCGGATTCGGTGGTGGTGGTGGTGGTAGCTGGTGA
- a CDS encoding DUF4160 domain-containing protein → MPEISRFFGIVVYMFFNDHNPPHFKVKYNEYEANILIENGNLLNGDLPVSKYKLVQAWAEIHKDELMKMWESKEFHKVKPLSQMIKVVEILEVNLDHIICRLSNNDLKRVELQPLISKHSHLDGIEKLVDSNYVQLAQIGILGEIFWPETILNSDGDTWNYDISPEYIYHCGEDIDAIA, encoded by the coding sequence ATGCCAGAAATAAGCAGATTTTTTGGAATTGTTGTTTATATGTTTTTCAATGATCATAATCCACCACATTTCAAAGTTAAATATAATGAATATGAAGCTAATATTTTGATAGAAAATGGTAATTTATTGAATGGAGATTTACCAGTTAGTAAATATAAATTAGTCCAAGCCTGGGCAGAAATTCACAAAGATGAGTTGATGAAAATGTGGGAAAGTAAAGAATTTCATAAAGTAAAACCCTTAAGTCAAATGATAAAAGTAGTAGAAATATTGGAGGTAAATCTTGATCACATTATCTGTCGATTATCAAATAATGACTTAAAACGGGTCGAGTTACAACCTTTGATCTCTAAGCATAGCCACCTGGATGGAATAGAAAAATTAGTTGATTCAAACTACGTACAGTTGGCCCAAATTGGTATATTGGGTGAAATATTCTGGCCGGAAACTATTTTAAATTCTGACGGAGACACTTGGAATTATGACATTTCTCCAGAATATATATATCATTGTGGTGAAGACATTGATGCAATTGCATGA